From one Eptesicus fuscus isolate TK198812 chromosome 21, DD_ASM_mEF_20220401, whole genome shotgun sequence genomic stretch:
- the LOC103284611 gene encoding LOW QUALITY PROTEIN: protein FAM151A-like (The sequence of the model RefSeq protein was modified relative to this genomic sequence to represent the inferred CDS: inserted 1 base in 1 codon; substituted 1 base at 1 genomic stop codon), producing MAGKKCSSKWTIAGVASVILVCITGLVLGFTLLWVSQPGCKQDAVCRPDTDMLDYLLSLGQISQKDGLLVTWYHAANSXKDMRAALESDIMVLEADVNIEGLNTANETGVPIMAHPPLIYSDNTLQQWLDAVLASSQKGIKLDFKSIKAVGPSLDLLQRLTDDGKVRRPVWINADILRGPNVPISIEVNATQFPALVQEKYPEATLSPGWTTLYLPLFPNSTYTRAMIEKMQELVGVLPQRVTFPVRTVMVRAAWPQFSWLLGQSDRYSLTLWQGASDPVSVDDLLYIRDNCATHQIYYDLFEPVRSQFKQLAMNATRKQSYYTGGSLIPLLQLPGGDALSVEWQVPDIQGNGTAATVQLPGEEGMILLHVGLREPAAGDAVPVVRAPGGPALALESCLLQLTTHPGRWGVHLHIVHLHLRPALAVLAHLSNLSHLSLPVWVGATVSHGSFAVPGHMAGKELLTAVANVFPHVTVAPGWPEEALGSGYREQLLTDMWELCKGLWQPVSFQLRAGPLDRSTAGVVARLLAASPRATVTVQHSPEAGSYASVRKELLAASAMDRTQVYYRLPQSYXQDLLADVGRN from the exons ATGGCCGGCAAGAAGTGCTCAAGCAAGTGGACCATTGCTGGCGTTGCCAGTGTGATCCTCGTGTGCATCACTGGATTGGTCCTGGGCTTCACGCTGCTGTGGGTCAGCCAGCCAGGCTGTAAGCAGGATGCAGTTTGTCGACCAGACACAGACATGCTGGACTACTTGCTGAGCCTGGGCCAGATCAGCCAGAAAGATGGCCTGTTGGTCACCTGGTACCATGCTGCCAATAGCTAGAAGGACATGAGGGCTGCCCTGGAAAGCGACATCATGGTCCTGGAGGCGGATGTCAACATAGAAGGGCTCAACACAGCCAACGAGACAGGGGTCCCCATCATGGCGCACCCCCCGCTCATCTATAGTGACAACACCCTGCAGCAGTGGCTGGATGCTGTGCTGGCCTCTTCCCAGAAGGGTATCAAGCTAGACTTCAAGAGTATCAAGGCTGTGGGCCCCTCCCTGGACCTCCTGCAGCGGTTGACAGATGACGGGAAAGTCCGGAGGCCTGTATGGATCAATGCTGACATCCTGAGGGGCCCCAACGTGCCCATCTCCATCGAAGTCAATGCCACACAGTTCCCGGCCTTGGTCCAGGAGAAGTATCCTGAGGCCACCCTGTCTCCAGGCTGGACCACCCTCTACTTGCCCCTGTTCCCGAACAGCACATACACCCGAGCCATGATAGAGAAGatgcaggagctggtgggagtGCTGCCGCAGAGGGTCACCTTCCCTGTGCGGACTGTCATGGTGCGGGCTGCCTGGCCCCAATTCAGCTGGCTGCTGGGCCAGTCGGACAGGTACAGCCTGACACTGTGGCAGGGTGCCTCGGACCCCGTGTCCGTGGACGATCTCCTCTACATCCGGGACAACTGTGCCACCCACCAAATCTACTATGACCTCTTCGAGCCTGTCCGGTCTCAGTTCAAGCAGCTTGCAATGAATGCCACACGGAAGCAAAGTTactatacaggaggcagcctgatcccTCTCCTCCAGCTTCCCGGGGGCGACGCTCTGAGCGTGGAGTGGCAGGTTCCTGACATCCAGGGCAATGGAACAGCAGCAACAGTTCAACTCCCAGGAGAAGAAGGCATGATCCTGCTGCACGTCGGCCTCCGGGAGCCTGCCGCCGGAGACGCCGTGCCCGTCGTGCGTGCCCCGGGTGGCCCTGCCCTGGCGCTGGAGTCGTGCCTGCTGCAGCTCACCACACACCCTGGACGCTGGGGAGTCCATTTGCACATAGTCCATTTGCACCTTCGGCCAGCCCTGGCCGTGCTGGCCCACCTCTCCAACCTCAGTCACCTTTCTCTGCCTGTGTGGGTGGGGGCCACAGTCTCCCATGGGAGTTTTGCAGTGCCTGGCCACATGGCCGGCAAGGAGCTGCTTACCGCTGTGGCCAATGTTTTCCCCCATGTGACTGTGGCACCGGGCTGGCCTGAGGAGGCACTGGGCAGTGGCtacagggagcagctgctcacgGATATGTGGGAGCTGTGCAAGGGCCTCTGGCAGCCTGTGTCCTTCCAGCTCCGGGCTGGGCCGCTGGACCGCAGCACAGCCGGAGTGGTGGCCAGGTTACTGGCAGCCTCCCCCAGGGCCACGGTCACAGTACAGCACAGCCCTGAGGCGGGCAGCTATGCATCGGTGCGGAAAGAGCTGCTGGCGGCCAGTGCCATGGACAGAACCCAGGTCTACTACAGGCTGCCCCAGAGTT CCC